A stretch of Mesorhizobium sp. M2A.F.Ca.ET.046.03.2.1 DNA encodes these proteins:
- a CDS encoding thermonuclease family protein: protein MQHSDRTTNLSLSSWTGRTPAPITGVASVIDGDTIEVHGQRIRFNGIDAPESKQYCDDAKGFEYPCGRRSAEALDSFLAASRPVQCTFVSWDRYHRYVGDCRRADGASVAAWMIEHGQALDWPRYSNGAYAAEQAKAEAAKIGLWVGKFDAPWDWRASHDDGAAPASQPLGIVSRKLVAQSGYSCEPRRTCKQIGSCDEAQWYLQNCSWGGKLDRDGDGVACETLC, encoded by the coding sequence ATGCAGCACAGCGACCGCACCACCAATCTCAGCCTATCAAGTTGGACCGGTCGGACACCGGCGCCGATCACCGGAGTCGCATCCGTCATCGACGGTGACACGATCGAAGTTCACGGGCAGCGGATCCGCTTCAACGGCATCGACGCGCCGGAGAGCAAGCAATACTGCGACGACGCCAAGGGCTTCGAATATCCGTGCGGCCGGCGATCGGCCGAAGCGCTGGATAGCTTCCTGGCGGCCTCGAGGCCGGTGCAATGCACGTTCGTGAGTTGGGATCGCTATCACCGCTACGTCGGCGACTGCCGGCGCGCCGACGGCGCTAGCGTGGCGGCATGGATGATCGAGCACGGCCAGGCGCTCGATTGGCCCCGCTACAGCAACGGCGCCTATGCAGCGGAGCAGGCTAAAGCGGAAGCGGCGAAGATCGGTCTGTGGGTCGGCAAATTTGATGCGCCGTGGGACTGGCGCGCATCGCACGACGACGGCGCGGCGCCGGCGAGCCAGCCGCTCGGCATCGTCAGCCGCAAGCTGGTCGCGCAGAGTGGCTATTCATGCGAACCACGGCGTACGTGCAAACAGATCGGATCGTGCGACGAAGCTCAATGGTATCTGCAGAACTGCTCGTGGGGAGGGAAGCTGGATCGGGACGGCGACGGAGTGGCGTGTGAAACCCTTTGCTAG
- a CDS encoding HNH endonuclease, with translation MGFEHIDRTAVLRAIEEYQQLGRPTFLERYGFGKARAYMLEHEGKPYDSKAIVGVAHRYARPDLGPLKASDFSGGDATVRKKLEQLGFQVTAPSAEMPSQHLQIHEVYTRDRLRQMFGIVDATLNTGVFRLNGTRWVWLFVTAEKTADRTQYHDSLVGDVLHWQGQMSGRTDSLIIDHRANGLELLVFYRQRKYEFEGAGFRYLGPFNYVSHSGGSPTSFILHRADQGHPSIIAPEESDPDVFDPNSVQDARERIARTIAQRRGQQQFRDALLSAYDGRCAISSCSVVDVLEAAHISPYKGDATNVVNNGLLLRSDLHTLFDCGLIWIDTENMIVQVSCALLKTEYEELRGRALRLPENAALMPSTKALDKHRSQSMQDEASA, from the coding sequence GTGGGATTCGAACACATCGACAGGACTGCCGTTCTTCGTGCGATCGAAGAATACCAACAGCTCGGCCGGCCAACCTTTCTAGAGCGCTACGGGTTTGGCAAAGCCCGCGCATACATGTTGGAGCACGAAGGAAAACCGTACGACTCAAAGGCGATCGTCGGCGTCGCCCATCGCTACGCCCGCCCGGACCTCGGTCCATTGAAGGCCTCGGATTTCAGTGGCGGTGACGCTACAGTCCGCAAGAAGCTTGAGCAGCTCGGCTTCCAAGTAACCGCCCCTTCGGCGGAAATGCCATCACAGCACTTGCAAATCCACGAGGTCTACACTCGCGATCGACTTCGCCAAATGTTCGGGATCGTTGATGCCACCTTGAATACCGGCGTCTTCCGCCTGAACGGAACTCGATGGGTCTGGCTTTTTGTCACGGCTGAAAAGACCGCCGACAGGACGCAGTACCATGACTCGCTCGTTGGCGACGTTCTGCACTGGCAAGGTCAGATGAGCGGCCGAACCGACTCATTGATCATAGATCATCGAGCAAACGGACTCGAGCTGCTGGTCTTTTATCGCCAGCGCAAATACGAGTTCGAAGGTGCCGGGTTTCGCTATCTAGGTCCGTTCAACTATGTTAGCCACTCCGGCGGCTCTCCCACGAGCTTCATTCTGCATCGAGCCGACCAAGGCCATCCGTCGATCATAGCACCGGAGGAATCGGACCCTGACGTTTTTGATCCGAACAGCGTCCAGGATGCGCGCGAACGGATTGCACGCACGATTGCTCAGCGTAGAGGGCAGCAGCAGTTCCGCGACGCCCTGCTCTCCGCCTATGACGGCCGCTGCGCCATCAGCAGCTGCAGCGTAGTCGACGTGCTGGAAGCGGCACATATCTCGCCCTACAAAGGCGACGCTACGAACGTCGTCAATAACGGGCTGCTGCTACGGTCGGACCTGCATACCCTCTTCGACTGCGGTCTCATCTGGATCGATACTGAGAATATGATCGTCCAAGTATCGTGTGCCCTTTTGAAGACCGAATACGAAGAACTACGCGGGCGAGCGCTACGCCTACCCGAAAACGCCGCCTTGATGCCGAGCACCAAGGCGTTAGACAAGCACCGCAGTCAATCCATGCAGGATGAAGCCTCGGCATGA